The following are encoded together in the Pirellulales bacterium genome:
- a CDS encoding VOC family protein → MTLKRMDNVLIVVDDLEATKAFFIELGLTLEGETTVAGPLVGQLIGLKDVRATIAMLRTPDGQGIELDKFHTPDAIRFGPVDAPVNALGIRRIMFAVDDIDGIVARLRAQGAELIGEMQYENAYRLAYIRGPEGIIVALAEQFG, encoded by the coding sequence ATGACACTTAAACGGATGGACAACGTCCTCATCGTTGTCGACGATCTCGAAGCCACTAAGGCGTTCTTCATCGAACTCGGGCTCACACTCGAGGGCGAGACGACCGTCGCAGGACCATTGGTGGGACAACTGATCGGACTCAAAGACGTCCGCGCCACGATCGCGATGCTGCGCACTCCCGACGGGCAAGGCATTGAGCTGGACAAGTTCCACACGCCTGATGCGATCCGATTCGGGCCCGTAGACGCGCCGGTAAACGCGCTGGGCATCCGTCGAATCATGTTCGCCGTCGATGACATCGACGGTATCGTCGCACGCCTGCGCGCCCAGGGCGCCGAGCTGATTGGCGAAATGCAGTACGAGAACGCGTATCGGCTAGCCTACATTCGCGGCCCAGAGGGCATCATTGTCGCCCTTGCCGAGCAGTTCGGCTAA
- a CDS encoding M56 family metallopeptidase — protein sequence MNFILTSIFNQAACLRLTETLLHFLWEGLLIGGSTACVVWLCRNGSARLRYGVHAVGLALMAISVPVTFLLINGETLTALRPTALTATMDVENSHSIASRSSIEPSRGVGMPVAVAARDNFDTESAPAVPAVAVDSRVSVAEGASVAGNEIEPVSLPARLSSSLESWLLRGSPYAVCTYLSGVLFMLGRLGLGLWGVRRLRRSARPVLSGRLADQIREQAARIGLKVVPVVAFCGRITIPFVTGILRPVILLPDWLEAELEPEQLLVIVAHEMAHIRRLDLLVNLLQRLVEAALFFHPAVWYVSRQLSSERENCCDDAVVRAGIEKVNYADILLRVAELCAAACGANRPAPNASLAVGGNNSSQLKRRIVRLLLGEERVRSRSGDSLALILLVALILGTIAATQSHVVAGAFETLAQTASDSAPVAGQSLPVAPQTIASQAAAITAPSSAESEITVRGVVLKPDGTPAVGAVVRAAGMADWSSWELAVAKDLISPLSEAIADSQGMFTIRFPRHPFGDVSGFDEHWRDIYKKTQIGASLTGFGPAWVMYGGIDASQPLKLRLVEDLPLRGRVIDLEGHPIAGTSVKVSAARAANGDDLSEWFAGVKAGEDIWTAQRRIPQSAEPRVIGTPTAVTTDVEGRFEIHGLGRERVVTLTFVGEQIAYREAQAATRDMETLRQNSGFEEQTDTKDSVFGATITFNAEPARAVEGIVKDAQTGELLPGVSVESRMLTSYPYGKYGVLKATTDDKGRFRLIGMPKGAKNQLRFAPGEQLPYFERDVDVPDPDGLGPVPMEVELHRGIWITGRVTDRATGAPVPTVRMFYLPYLANEYAQRTPEFHSNGFVDGDARATRFQSKADGTYRIVGLPGRAIVGAESILKSYRHGVGYADVTGPKHQEGVWGGRFDTYHNPMKPGLEWPNMMKEINPPADTGPVTVDFALDPGQSVRIHVQDPEGKPIAGLDVHGISRDRVDKTEDAELTVTNLGPDEERPILLRHVERHIGRVVRIGPADIAAGEITVQLQPEGYVVGRLLDEDGEPFSGAAVEASGVPFAYATRLDTVGADAEGRFRAVLIPGCPYSLKAVPHRRGILYVSFESDLAIEPGETKDLGTLQFDKKGKPIKTN from the coding sequence ATGAATTTCATCTTGACGAGCATTTTCAACCAAGCCGCATGTCTGCGTTTGACGGAGACGCTGCTCCATTTTCTTTGGGAAGGTTTGCTGATTGGCGGATCGACAGCCTGCGTTGTCTGGTTGTGCCGCAATGGCAGTGCTCGTCTTCGCTACGGGGTGCATGCCGTGGGTCTCGCGCTAATGGCGATTAGCGTCCCGGTCACGTTTTTGCTGATCAATGGGGAAACGCTTACCGCATTGCGCCCTACGGCTCTGACGGCGACGATGGACGTTGAGAACAGCCACTCGATCGCGTCGCGAAGTTCGATCGAACCGAGCCGAGGCGTAGGGATGCCGGTTGCCGTCGCGGCGCGCGACAATTTCGACACGGAATCGGCGCCGGCAGTGCCCGCGGTCGCCGTGGATTCGCGCGTTTCAGTTGCTGAAGGTGCGAGTGTCGCTGGGAACGAAATCGAACCGGTCAGCCTGCCTGCCAGGCTTTCGTCATCTCTCGAATCGTGGCTGCTGCGAGGATCGCCGTACGCGGTCTGCACCTATCTGTCGGGTGTTCTGTTCATGTTAGGGCGTCTGGGGCTTGGCCTGTGGGGAGTGCGCCGGTTGCGTCGGTCCGCCAGACCGGTCCTGTCGGGTCGACTTGCCGATCAGATCCGGGAGCAAGCCGCACGGATCGGCCTGAAGGTCGTGCCCGTCGTGGCGTTTTGCGGACGGATCACGATTCCCTTCGTGACAGGGATTCTCCGGCCTGTGATCCTGCTCCCGGACTGGCTCGAGGCGGAGCTTGAACCTGAGCAATTGCTGGTCATCGTGGCCCACGAAATGGCTCATATTCGTCGGCTGGATCTGTTGGTAAATCTGCTGCAGCGGCTGGTCGAAGCGGCCTTGTTCTTTCACCCTGCGGTCTGGTACGTGAGCCGTCAGCTCAGTTCGGAGCGAGAGAATTGCTGCGATGACGCCGTAGTTCGGGCGGGCATCGAGAAAGTGAACTATGCCGACATCCTGCTTCGGGTTGCCGAACTGTGTGCAGCGGCATGCGGCGCGAACCGTCCGGCGCCGAACGCATCGCTTGCCGTCGGCGGGAATAATAGCAGTCAACTCAAACGTCGTATTGTGCGTTTACTCCTTGGCGAGGAACGGGTCCGATCGCGCTCGGGCGATTCCTTGGCGCTGATCCTGCTCGTGGCGTTGATTCTGGGAACGATCGCGGCCACGCAGAGCCATGTTGTTGCCGGCGCCTTCGAGACTCTCGCCCAAACGGCATCCGATTCCGCGCCCGTCGCTGGCCAATCGCTTCCCGTGGCGCCGCAGACGATCGCTTCACAGGCCGCTGCCATTACGGCGCCCTCGTCTGCGGAGTCCGAGATTACTGTGCGCGGCGTGGTGCTGAAGCCGGACGGCACGCCGGCCGTGGGGGCAGTCGTCCGCGCAGCGGGGATGGCGGACTGGTCGTCGTGGGAGTTGGCCGTCGCGAAGGACTTGATCTCGCCACTGTCCGAAGCGATCGCAGATTCGCAGGGCATGTTCACGATCCGCTTTCCGCGTCATCCCTTCGGCGACGTGAGCGGGTTCGATGAACACTGGCGCGACATCTATAAGAAGACGCAAATCGGCGCATCGCTCACCGGTTTCGGGCCTGCCTGGGTGATGTACGGCGGCATTGATGCGTCGCAGCCCTTGAAGCTGCGATTGGTGGAAGACCTTCCGCTCCGCGGTCGAGTGATCGATCTCGAAGGCCACCCGATCGCGGGAACCTCGGTCAAAGTGAGCGCAGCGCGGGCTGCAAACGGTGACGATCTGTCCGAGTGGTTCGCCGGGGTCAAGGCGGGAGAGGATATTTGGACCGCCCAGCGAAGGATTCCTCAATCCGCTGAGCCGCGCGTGATCGGCACTCCCACCGCGGTGACGACCGACGTGGAGGGGCGATTCGAAATCCACGGCCTTGGGCGCGAGCGGGTTGTCACGCTGACATTTGTCGGCGAGCAAATCGCCTATCGCGAAGCCCAGGCGGCGACGCGCGACATGGAGACGCTGCGGCAAAATAGCGGCTTCGAGGAGCAAACCGACACGAAGGACTCGGTATTCGGCGCCACGATCACGTTCAACGCCGAGCCTGCCCGCGCGGTCGAAGGGATCGTAAAGGATGCGCAGACGGGCGAGCTGCTTCCGGGCGTCTCGGTCGAAAGCAGGATGCTCACTAGCTATCCGTATGGGAAATATGGAGTGCTGAAAGCGACGACGGACGATAAGGGACGCTTTCGATTGATCGGGATGCCGAAAGGGGCCAAGAATCAGCTCCGGTTCGCCCCCGGCGAGCAGCTACCCTATTTCGAGCGCGATGTTGATGTTCCCGACCCTGATGGTCTCGGGCCGGTCCCCATGGAAGTCGAACTGCATCGCGGAATTTGGATCACCGGACGAGTTACCGATCGTGCCACTGGCGCACCCGTTCCTACAGTTCGAATGTTCTATTTGCCCTATCTTGCGAACGAATATGCGCAGAGAACGCCCGAATTCCACTCCAACGGCTTCGTCGACGGCGACGCCCGTGCGACGCGATTTCAATCGAAAGCAGACGGAACGTATCGCATCGTGGGTTTACCAGGACGGGCGATCGTCGGTGCGGAGAGCATCCTCAAATCCTATCGGCATGGCGTGGGTTATGCCGACGTCACCGGCCCCAAGCACCAGGAGGGGGTCTGGGGCGGTCGGTTCGACACGTACCATAACCCTATGAAGCCCGGCCTCGAGTGGCCCAACATGATGAAGGAGATCAATCCGCCCGCCGACACGGGGCCGGTAACGGTCGACTTTGCGTTGGACCCGGGGCAGTCGGTGCGGATCCATGTCCAGGATCCTGAGGGGAAGCCGATCGCCGGTTTGGATGTCCACGGCATATCGCGCGATCGTGTTGATAAGACGGAGGACGCGGAATTGACGGTGACCAATCTTGGTCCTGATGAGGAACGCCCGATTCTTCTCAGGCATGTGGAGAGACACATCGGTCGAGTTGTACGAATTGGTCCCGCCGACATTGCGGCGGGCGAGATCACCGTGCAACTCCAGCCCGAGGGTTATGTCGTCGGACGCTTGCTCGACGAAGACGGCGAACCTTTTTCCGGCGCGGCGGTTGAAGCATCGGGCGTCCCCTTTGCTTATGCGACCCGCCTTGACACCGTGGGCGCCGACGCAGAGGGACGTTTCCGCGCCGTATTGATTCCCGGTTGTCCCTATTCTCTGAAAGCCGTTCCGCATCGTCGCGGCATACTCTATGTCTCGTTCGAAAGCGACCTGGCCATCGAACCAGGCGAGACCAAAGACCTGGGAACATTGCAGTTCGACAAGAAGGGCAAACCGATCAAGACGAATTGA
- a CDS encoding serine hydrolase domain-containing protein, whose product MRHIGRSARRVCGAIKRPARQAVFFIFILASLARVVYSQRLPGGEESISNPLAGLSESPTAAADEPAEASSEAQTNRCNGPSGEWLARLVADLRQQNKLVGLGAVVMVDGQVVATAVDGERKLGSGVSVELGDRWHIGSVTKSVTATMIARLVESGKMQWSDTIGARFPNAAVHDDWKRATLAQLLTHTAGAPANFPMWVLLVRPAIGPECTKKRHEAVMNVIAQKPVSPPGQKYAYSNVGYTIAAAMAEMATGVSWEDLVRREVFEPLALESAGFGPPKSPDDTLPQPRGHLRTRDRKTSVSDNSDITPIIGPAGTVHMTLGDLGTYATEHLRGELGTGNLLSTETYRRLHAPNLENYGYGWVMKKPTDDLPYTTYWHNGSNTMWYALATFIPDKHMAVAVTSNDCDISQAQSAAWSIVQASAKQFNAQGE is encoded by the coding sequence ATGAGGCACATCGGGCGCTCGGCTCGCAGGGTATGCGGCGCGATCAAGCGGCCGGCGCGTCAGGCGGTCTTCTTCATATTCATATTGGCATCGCTCGCCCGAGTCGTGTACTCGCAGCGGCTCCCGGGCGGTGAAGAATCCATATCAAATCCGCTCGCCGGGCTTAGCGAGTCTCCCACGGCCGCGGCAGATGAACCGGCCGAAGCATCCAGCGAAGCACAAACCAACCGGTGCAACGGACCATCAGGCGAGTGGCTTGCGCGACTGGTCGCCGATCTCCGCCAGCAAAACAAGCTCGTGGGCCTGGGGGCCGTCGTCATGGTCGACGGCCAGGTCGTGGCGACCGCCGTCGACGGCGAGCGCAAGCTGGGTAGCGGTGTGTCCGTCGAGCTGGGCGATCGCTGGCATATCGGTTCGGTCACCAAGTCGGTCACCGCCACGATGATCGCGCGGTTGGTCGAGTCGGGCAAGATGCAATGGTCCGACACGATCGGCGCGCGCTTTCCCAACGCCGCGGTTCACGACGACTGGAAGCGTGCCACACTCGCGCAACTGCTGACACACACCGCCGGGGCACCGGCGAACTTCCCGATGTGGGTGCTGCTGGTACGACCGGCGATCGGTCCCGAATGCACTAAGAAGCGCCACGAAGCGGTGATGAATGTGATCGCACAAAAACCGGTCAGTCCACCGGGACAGAAGTATGCCTACTCGAACGTCGGGTATACGATCGCGGCTGCGATGGCCGAAATGGCAACCGGCGTGAGTTGGGAAGATCTCGTCCGGCGCGAAGTCTTCGAGCCGCTCGCGCTCGAGAGCGCCGGATTCGGCCCGCCCAAAAGCCCGGACGACACGCTTCCTCAACCCCGCGGTCACCTCAGAACGCGCGATCGCAAAACAAGCGTCAGCGACAACTCGGACATAACGCCTATCATCGGCCCTGCCGGCACGGTTCACATGACGCTCGGTGATCTTGGCACGTATGCCACGGAACATCTGCGTGGCGAACTAGGGACCGGAAACCTCCTGTCGACCGAGACCTATCGCCGGCTGCATGCGCCGAACCTGGAAAACTATGGCTACGGTTGGGTGATGAAGAAACCGACCGACGACCTGCCGTACACCACGTATTGGCACAATGGCTCGAACACGATGTGGTACGCGCTTGCCACCTTCATTCCCGATAAACACATGGCCGTGGCCGTCACCTCAAACGACTGCGACATTTCACAAGCCCAGTCCGCCGCCTGGTCAATCGTCCAGGCCAGCGCCAAGCAGTTCAACGCGCAAGGCGAATGA
- a CDS encoding pYEATS domain-containing protein has product MNLGDIIVANRVYSYDHGKRVSRVTNGKRQEEMFQDIETYNLHRAWALRVPSFGERWSDSHERPPFSLDSQKRWFLNALREKERHPEAAAPDQHAQRHSHCKGWCNVVKALRNDAEPLVSLDSGSFSLTERGRTWIDEESATCGVDVLPQPNPIQVHLGPIATGKTVRQDPELFASLIASSRKVIGVEMEAAAIGWVAEFADLRSIVVKAVSDFGDHEKDDGFRHFACTAAATFVIDFLLEFPPRTLDKRRVDTAIRASGLPGMDLGYARPDRATQRSSPESEAPSNSPPTPQARRAAPVFRNERIRCYEQARNIVLVHTLRPSDERGQRFDVFAYLMEHKNGDIASVEKAEFYFGKHWGDKVFTGTRIGRNQIGVRTAAYGPFLCLCKVTFNDKKSVFLSRYIDFEMGEVFSRLPRSE; this is encoded by the coding sequence GTGAACCTTGGTGACATCATCGTCGCCAATCGTGTCTACAGTTACGATCACGGAAAACGAGTGTCGAGAGTTACGAATGGAAAGCGCCAGGAGGAGATGTTTCAAGACATCGAGACGTACAACTTGCATCGAGCGTGGGCGCTTCGAGTGCCGTCCTTCGGAGAAAGATGGAGCGACTCTCACGAGCGCCCTCCATTTTCACTGGATTCACAAAAACGCTGGTTCCTAAACGCACTTCGGGAAAAAGAACGGCACCCTGAAGCCGCCGCACCTGATCAGCATGCTCAGCGCCATTCGCATTGCAAAGGATGGTGCAACGTAGTAAAGGCACTCCGAAATGACGCTGAACCGTTGGTTAGCCTCGATTCCGGCAGTTTCTCGTTGACAGAGCGCGGCAGAACCTGGATCGATGAGGAATCAGCGACATGTGGCGTTGATGTATTACCACAACCCAATCCAATTCAAGTGCATTTGGGTCCAATTGCGACCGGCAAGACTGTGCGACAGGACCCTGAACTGTTTGCAAGTTTGATCGCATCATCGCGCAAAGTTATTGGTGTCGAAATGGAGGCCGCAGCAATTGGATGGGTCGCAGAGTTTGCGGACCTGCGGAGCATCGTTGTTAAGGCTGTATCCGACTTTGGAGATCATGAGAAGGACGACGGGTTTCGTCATTTCGCGTGTACGGCAGCGGCAACATTCGTAATTGATTTCTTGTTGGAGTTCCCTCCGCGCACGCTCGACAAGAGAAGGGTAGATACGGCGATTCGCGCATCAGGCCTTCCCGGAATGGACTTAGGGTACGCAAGACCTGATCGCGCAACCCAACGCTCATCGCCGGAAAGCGAAGCTCCATCCAATAGTCCGCCCACGCCCCAAGCGCGACGAGCAGCACCAGTATTCCGTAACGAGCGTATACGATGCTACGAACAGGCGAGAAATATTGTGCTCGTGCATACATTGCGCCCTTCCGACGAACGGGGCCAGCGGTTTGATGTGTTTGCGTATCTTATGGAGCATAAGAATGGAGACATCGCCAGCGTCGAAAAGGCAGAATTCTATTTTGGAAAGCATTGGGGTGATAAAGTATTCACGGGCACTCGTATTGGCAGGAACCAAATCGGGGTTCGGACTGCTGCATACGGTCCTTTCTTATGCCTCTGCAAGGTAACCTTCAACGACAAAAAGTCGGTATTCCTGAGTCGTTACATCGATTTTGAAATGGGAGAGGTGTTCTCACGTTTGCCTCGGAGCGAGTGA
- a CDS encoding choice-of-anchor tandem repeat GloVer-containing protein produces MRGGGLANLLSRYLIAKRKRALSHCVTSGGNAFRDLRCEHLESRRLLTVDGMQVLPSASAAMAGESTASDVDSAVNVRTVYSLGTTSGDATEPQRAPLVAFGAKLYGMTDAGGINNAGALFSVNDDGSDFQTLHLFGPANGPNGSNPGLTSGLTIIGSTLFGTTENGGSSSNDGTLFAIALDGSNYRVLHSFVGGASDGAIPDASPVLIGSVLYGTTSAGGASGDGTVYSINPDGSNFQIVHSFLGGPADGANPYTEIVQVGSLLYGTTAAGGANGWGAAFSMALDGSNYQVLHSFTTGGFYGPGSQLFPVGSTLYGIAVFGGTNSDGYIYSMSDDGSDYQVLHNFTGTAGDGVNPASNLTLIGSTFYGTTLYGGINSGGTIYSINADGSNYQVLHSLTTLDGQYLYGSLTVVGSTLYGLAAGGGTFGGGTLFSLGTDGSNFEVEYNLSGAMSGNSADGSTPRAALVADGSTLFGTTSNGINGNGATVFAVADDGTSFRVLHVFSSSQGSEPVGTLILVGQTLYGEAAGSFSGSNGLVFSVNTDGSNFQILHWFTGGSQGQFGASGLILVGSTLYGTAGGGGNMANVVFSLNLDGSGYKTLHQFPTSFSLVPSGSITAELTLVGSTIVGTTNSGGANGDGEIFSMNLDGSDFHVLHAFAGGAADGISAMGGVTLVGDTLVGSTTSGGTDNDGTIYSLGIDGSNYHVLHSFTGGPDDGSNPQGRLLLIGATLYGTAAGGGSSGKGIAYSFEVNGATFQVLYSFNSAANPNASLTLSGSTLYGTTASGGAVGHGTVFALTGAIPPGPQVTDLLVDGTSWTPDALNALAVAGLGNGEGYEIPVGSTAQLEDLPWDNLNQVRIVFNEDVNVAEASLIVSGLSGTPLVFSAFAYDHTSHTATWTFASPISADRIKLALASTGPNAVTDVSGNLLDGDWTTGASSYPSGDGYEGGDFNFAFNVLPGDANGDGTVNVQDLAAISSGWLTAGRAGDINADGVINGQDLALLSSNWLATLPVGESSSGASVAVADSTSRAAASSSTGQSTTVAETTNSTTFVNSLPATDSSVTVAAKLPGTITGNGHVTVIPWNFVGPLRPEYRAPLTGQADPSLNAVVIDRVLSQAVGDMNNRFGARASSRTMSLVESRFAVSLNDTERNAIDGKTVGERWSSSIDDDLLVTLATG; encoded by the coding sequence ATGCGTGGCGGTGGTCTAGCCAATCTTCTGTCGCGATATCTGATCGCCAAGCGTAAGCGCGCGCTGTCGCACTGTGTGACGAGCGGCGGCAATGCATTTCGCGATCTGCGCTGCGAACATCTTGAGAGTCGGCGATTGCTTACAGTCGATGGCATGCAAGTTTTGCCGTCCGCTTCGGCCGCGATGGCTGGCGAGAGCACCGCTAGCGACGTAGATTCCGCGGTAAACGTTCGGACCGTGTACTCGCTGGGCACAACTTCGGGCGACGCTACAGAGCCGCAACGTGCTCCATTAGTTGCATTTGGCGCAAAACTTTACGGGATGACTGATGCGGGAGGGATTAATAATGCAGGTGCCCTCTTTTCGGTCAATGACGATGGATCGGATTTTCAAACCCTGCACTTGTTCGGCCCGGCCAACGGTCCTAATGGTTCAAACCCCGGTCTCACGAGTGGACTCACGATCATTGGCTCGACGTTATTCGGTACGACCGAGAACGGCGGATCGAGTTCCAACGACGGAACTTTGTTCGCCATCGCCCTTGATGGCTCGAATTACCGAGTGTTGCACAGTTTCGTAGGAGGCGCCAGCGATGGTGCTATACCCGACGCCTCGCCCGTCTTGATCGGCTCGGTGCTCTACGGAACGACAAGCGCTGGCGGTGCCTCCGGCGACGGAACTGTTTATTCCATCAATCCGGACGGCTCGAACTTTCAGATCGTGCATTCGTTCCTGGGCGGGCCGGCGGATGGCGCCAATCCCTACACCGAGATCGTGCAGGTGGGGTCGTTGCTCTATGGCACGACGGCCGCGGGAGGTGCTAATGGTTGGGGCGCTGCCTTTTCGATGGCGCTCGACGGATCAAACTATCAGGTCCTGCATTCATTCACTACAGGCGGCTTTTATGGTCCTGGTAGCCAACTATTTCCTGTCGGATCGACGTTGTACGGTATTGCCGTGTTCGGCGGCACGAATTCCGACGGCTACATCTACTCCATGAGTGACGACGGGTCAGACTATCAGGTTCTGCATAACTTCACTGGCACTGCAGGCGACGGCGTCAATCCTGCGTCGAACTTGACCCTAATTGGCTCTACGTTTTATGGAACTACTCTTTACGGCGGCATCAACAGCGGTGGCACGATCTATTCGATCAACGCCGATGGCTCGAACTACCAGGTGCTTCACTCGCTGACGACGCTCGATGGCCAATATCTCTATGGCAGCCTGACCGTCGTTGGTTCGACTTTGTACGGACTGGCAGCGGGGGGTGGAACGTTCGGCGGCGGAACGTTGTTTTCACTTGGTACGGATGGCTCGAATTTTGAAGTCGAATACAACTTGTCGGGTGCTATGAGCGGCAACTCGGCCGACGGATCGACGCCTCGCGCAGCTCTCGTCGCCGACGGCTCGACACTCTTTGGGACCACATCGAACGGTATAAACGGAAACGGCGCGACTGTGTTTGCCGTCGCCGATGACGGCACGAGTTTTCGCGTCTTACACGTTTTTTCTTCCAGTCAGGGATCGGAGCCGGTCGGCACTCTGATCTTGGTCGGTCAGACCCTTTACGGCGAAGCGGCTGGATCTTTCAGCGGCTCCAACGGACTTGTTTTTTCCGTCAACACGGACGGTTCGAATTTTCAGATCCTGCATTGGTTCACAGGTGGGTCTCAAGGCCAATTTGGCGCTTCTGGATTGATACTGGTGGGCTCGACTTTATACGGTACCGCCGGTGGCGGCGGAAACATGGCCAATGTGGTGTTTTCGTTGAATTTAGACGGCTCCGGCTACAAAACGCTGCACCAGTTTCCTACCAGTTTTTCACTCGTTCCGAGTGGCTCGATCACGGCCGAACTGACGCTCGTCGGATCGACCATCGTCGGCACCACCAATAGCGGCGGTGCCAACGGCGACGGCGAGATTTTCTCGATGAATCTGGATGGGTCCGATTTTCATGTCTTACATGCATTTGCTGGAGGCGCTGCCGACGGAATTTCTGCGATGGGTGGCGTGACGCTGGTCGGAGACACGCTTGTGGGATCGACGACCAGCGGCGGAACGGACAATGACGGTACCATTTACTCGCTAGGCATCGATGGTTCGAATTACCACGTGCTACATTCGTTCACGGGCGGTCCCGATGATGGAAGCAATCCGCAAGGGCGTTTGCTACTCATCGGAGCGACTCTGTACGGAACGGCTGCGGGCGGCGGAAGTTCGGGTAAAGGCATCGCCTACTCTTTCGAAGTCAACGGCGCAACTTTTCAGGTCTTGTACAGCTTCAACTCTGCTGCAAATCCCAACGCCTCTTTAACACTCTCGGGTTCAACCCTTTATGGGACTACCGCTAGCGGTGGCGCCGTTGGACATGGCACGGTTTTTGCGCTAACAGGCGCGATCCCGCCTGGACCGCAAGTCACGGATTTGCTGGTCGACGGTACGTCCTGGACGCCAGACGCCCTGAACGCGCTTGCTGTCGCGGGCCTCGGCAACGGCGAGGGTTATGAAATCCCGGTCGGGTCCACAGCGCAGCTCGAGGATTTGCCGTGGGACAACCTGAACCAGGTCCGTATTGTTTTCAACGAGGACGTCAATGTCGCGGAGGCGAGCCTGATCGTCAGCGGGCTGTCGGGCACTCCGCTCGTATTCAGTGCTTTCGCCTACGATCATACATCTCATACCGCGACCTGGACCTTCGCGAGTCCGATCAGCGCGGATCGAATCAAGCTTGCGCTCGCTTCGACCGGTCCGAACGCCGTAACCGATGTGTCGGGCAATCTGCTCGACGGCGATTGGACGACGGGCGCGAGCAGCTATCCGTCCGGCGATGGCTACGAGGGAGGCGATTTTAATTTCGCGTTCAACGTTTTGCCGGGCGACGCCAACGGAGATGGCACCGTCAATGTTCAGGATCTTGCCGCAATCTCCTCAGGCTGGCTGACTGCTGGTCGCGCGGGGGACATCAATGCGGATGGCGTCATCAACGGCCAGGATCTCGCTCTACTATCGTCCAATTGGCTAGCAACATTGCCAGTCGGGGAGAGTTCGTCTGGCGCGAGCGTCGCAGTTGCCGATTCCACCTCTCGGGCTGCCGCTTCGTCGAGCACCGGCCAGAGTACGACTGTTGCTGAAACTACGAATTCCACAACCTTCGTCAATTCTCTGCCGGCCACAGATAGCAGCGTCACGGTTGCTGCCAAACTGCCGGGCACAATTACTGGCAACGGACATGTGACGGTCATTCCGTGGAACTTTGTCGGTCCACTGAGACCGGAGTACAGGGCACCTCTCACGGGACAAGCCGACCCTTCACTTAACGCCGTTGTGATTGATCGCGTGTTGTCACAGGCGGTAGGCGATATGAATAACAGATTCGGCGCGCGAGCCTCATCAAGGACTATGTCGCTCGTCGAATCGCGCTTTGCCGTGAGCTTGAACGACACAGAGCGCAATGCGATTGATGGGAAGACCGTCGGCGAGCGATGGAGTTCGTCTATCGACGACGACCTGCTGGTGACGTTGGCCACTGGCTGA
- a CDS encoding BlaI/MecI/CopY family transcriptional regulator produces MTRPPSEFPTELELQFLKILWNKSPEPVREIREALAKSGRDIAHTSVITTLNTMVKKRFLTRRKEGKSFLFAPRITREEVSQSMLGDVVNRVFDGSAKAVLMGLFEQSDMKPDELKELRKLINQRMRESQK; encoded by the coding sequence ATGACGCGTCCTCCTTCGGAATTTCCTACGGAGCTCGAGCTCCAGTTCCTCAAGATCCTCTGGAACAAATCTCCGGAGCCGGTGCGCGAGATTCGCGAGGCACTGGCGAAATCGGGTCGCGATATCGCCCACACGTCGGTGATCACCACGCTGAATACGATGGTGAAGAAGCGGTTCCTCACGCGCCGCAAAGAGGGGAAATCGTTTCTGTTCGCACCGCGCATCACGCGCGAGGAGGTGTCCCAGTCGATGTTGGGGGATGTCGTCAACCGTGTCTTCGACGGGTCGGCCAAGGCCGTGTTGATGGGACTGTTCGAGCAGTCCGATATGAAACCGGATGAGCTCAAAGAGCTGCGCAAGCTCATCAACCAGCGGATGCGGGAGAGTCAAAAATGA